A segment of the Chryseobacterium scophthalmum genome:
TTAGAAACTCTGTTAAATGACCTGAATATTGAATTTAAATATCTACAGGAAGTGATTATGAAACATGAATCAGTAAGCGCCGAATTATATTTACACCGATTAAGAATTGATTTTATCATAAAAAAATTATTCAACAAACCAAAATACAGAGACTACAAGTCTGCTGATCTTGCATCGATGTGCGGATACCATTCCGCAGGTGAATTCGAATCTTATTTTCAAAAATCATGTAAAATTTCGCTGATCTACTTTCTGGAGCAATTGAAAAAAGACCATCACAAAAAATACAGGAACAAATCTAAAGCTGCTTAAATAAAAGTATTTAACATTTATTCCCTCAGTAATTTTTGGATAATTAATCTTAAGCTAGTTCATGACCGAATCTTTACCGAATTTTTTAAGTGTTAAAAAATGTGAGCGAAGGGCAGAAAGAAAGCTTTTATTTTCAATATAAGGCAAATTGAACTCCATTGCAGTCTCTTTTACAATAACGGATATCTCACCGTAATGGATGTGACAGACTTTAGGAAACAAGTGATGTTCGATCTGTCTGTTGAGTCCACCAAGAAAAAATGCGGCAAGTTTATTATGGGTTGAAAAATTTGCTGTTGTACGCATCTGATGTTCCGCCCAAGCCTCTTCCATTTGTCCGGTTTCATTAGGCACTGGAAAATCGGTACCTTCCACAACGTGAGCCAACTGAAAAACCAGACCCATTGTTAATCCTTCGGCGATATGCAACAAGAGAAAACCAATTAAAAACTGCCACCAACTCACATCCAGCACTAATAATGGAAGTATAATAAACAGGAAATAATAAAGCGCTTTATAAAAAAATAAATTGAAATACTCCAATTTAGGATGCTTGCTCTGATGCGCACCAATTTTTTTCTGGAAAAACTTCAGATAATCCTTACGGAATACCCATGATAATGATGCCAAGCTATAGAGCGGAAAGGCGTACCAATGTTGATATCGCTGGATAGAATTCACTTCGTCTTCGGCAGCAATACGTATCAATCCTGGCGCTACTTCAATATCTTCATCGTGTCCGGGAATATTGGTATAGGTGTGGTGAACAACATTATGGGTGATGCTCCAAACATAAGGATTGGCACCAATAAGATTAAAAATAAAGCCAAACAGTTTATTTACTTTTTTATTTCCTGAAAGTGCACCATGTATAGCATCATGACAAACATTAAAACCTACAAAGGCGCTGAACATACCCAATAAAATAGCTAATGGAAGAAGCGCCCAAATAGGCATAAGTCCAGAGATGATTAAAAGATATATTCCTGTGAACCCTGAAAGGAAAAATATTGTCTTACCCCACATTAGCTTATTTGCATGTCGGCTTACCTGACGTTGATTGAAAAAATCATCAACCCTGATCCTGACTGTTGCATAAAAACGAGAACCTGAAGCGGATGAGAATTTTACTTTTTGTGACATAGATATCATATTTGATCTACTTAAAGCGAACAAACTGATATGCTAAATCTGGTGTTGAGATAAGAAGAAAGTTGAAATTTCCGGTGCATTACCGGATTGTATATTACTACAACGCATTAATTGCAAATTTATTATATTATCTTTTAACCCGGATCAGGAAAATTCTTTTCATTAACACAATTAATTATAATTAAGGTTTTTATTAATTAAATTATAATTCTTTATAGAGGTTGAGGAACAATATAAATAGTTAATAAATTTGAAAAATGATGAATTTCCTCACCTTTAGTTTTTATATATGGCTTAAATTTTGGTTAAGTTTGGAATGAACTTTAAATAAAATGAAATCTGACACGCAGTTCTGCTTTTCAAATTATTTAACTAAAATAGGAAGATTTGGAAACAATATACGACCACCTAAACTCTATCAATGACAATCTCGATAATAACATTTATCTTCAGGCATTAAACTCCGCAAAATCAGGAATAATAATTACTGATAACAAACAGCCTGACAACCCTATCATCTATTGCAATAATGCTTTTGAGGACATTACAGGATATGCTCATAACGAAATTATCGGACACAATTGTCGTTTTCTTCAGGCAAAAGATCGCACACAGCCTGAAAGAGAACAAATAAAGGACGCTGTAAAGAACGGTAAAGAATGTTATTTGGAAATCAGAAACTACAGGAAAGACGGTAAATTATTTTGGAATGAACTTATCATATCGCCCGTAAAAAATAATGAAGGAGATGTTACCCATTTCATTGGGGTTCAAAATGATATCAGTGACCGGAAAAAAGCAGAAAATGAATTACGAGATGAGAAGGCATCGGCTGAGAAAAAGATCCTCGAACGAACCAAGGAACTTCACGATAATGAAGCATTTCTTTCGAGTATTATTCAAACCGTGAGAGAATCTCTTTTAGTTCTTGATGCCGATTACCGGGTTTTAAGTGCCAATACTCACTTCCTGAATTCATTTAAAGTAACACAGGAAGACACTGTAGGGAAAATATTGTTTGAATTGGGAAATCACCAATGGAATATTGAGGCCTTAAAAGAACTGTTAATGAAAATTCTTCCTACCAATAATCCCGTTATCGATTTTGAAGTAGAACATGATTTCCCATATATAGGAAGAAAAATTATGCTTGTTAACGCTTACCGAATAGAGTTTGAAGGGCAGTATAAAGACAGAATATTAATTGCTATTGAAGATATTACAGAAAAAAAAGAAATTGACCGTAGAAAAGATGATTTTCTTTCCATTGCAAGTCATGAATTAAAAACACCTTTAACTACAATTAAAGGATTTGTACAGATTCTTACTCGAATGGCTCCAGAAGAAGCCTCTGAAAAATTCTTGACAACTCTGGAAAAAGTTTCCCTTAATGTTAACAGACTTAATAACCTGATTTCTGAACTGCTGGATACTTCCAAAATACAGTCTGGGAATATAGAAATCCATAATGAACCGTTTCAGATTGATACGCTTATTCATGATACAGTAGAAAATCTTTCTCTTGCAACAGACTACACGATCAATATCAGCAGCAATACGAAGGCTACCATTTTTGGTGACGAGCTGCAGATTTCCCAAGTCATCAATAATTTGATTTCGAATGCCATCAAATATTCACCTGGTTCCGATAAAATTGATATCTACTGTAATAGGGTCGGGAATTTTGTAAAAGTTTCAGTAACAGATTATGGAATGGGAATCAGTCAACAGGATCATTCTAAAATATTTGAAAGATTTTTCAGGGCAAGAGATATTCAAAAAAAATTCCCCGGAATGGGAATAGGTCTTTATATATGTCGTGAGATCATCGCCAAACACAATGGAACACTTTGGGTAGAAAGTGAAATTGGTGCAGGATCAACTTTTAACTTTACATTACCAATTATTAAGAAGAAAAAAGAATAGAAATGCAAGGTAAAAAAATAATGATCTGTGATGATGATGACAGCATCCTGGAGGTTCTTCAAATGATGCTTGAGATTGACGGCCATACTGTTTTTTTAGAAAACAACAGTACCAATCTTATTAAACAAATAAGCAATATTAACCCTGATATTTTACTCATGGATCTTTGGATGCCGGTTCTTTCAGGTGACCAATTGCTTAGAACGATAAGAACAACTGATGAGTTAAAAGACCTGCCTGTTATTATTCTATCTGCAAGCGTTGATGGTAAGGAAATAGCAAACAGTGCAGGTGCAGATATGTTCATCGCAAAACCTTTTGATATGGATGATGTTTCTTCAGGAGTAGAAAAACTACTTTCAGTCTAGTGTTGAGACAATAGCAATATATTTTCTATTAAATATATGTAAATTATTCATTATTATTAAAGTTCTAAGTTTCTGCTTAAAGCTGTTCTCAATCGTTTTTTCTACTTTTGTCTGATCTAAATTATTATGAAAAAGATTGTACATTTTACCGCATTGATTAATTATTATACAATAGAAAAAGGAGGATTGGTTACCCCTGTTTCATCGGGTTTCCGTGCCTCTTTCAAGTTTCCTTTTGAATTAGTAGAATATATAGGAGTTCAGGAATTTAACCATACGGAACTCATTTTTCCAGGTGATTCTGAAAAGATTGATGTTACATTGATTAACGCGGATTTATTCTTGGGAAAATTATATACAGGAATGGATTTTGTAATTTCAGATAATTCGGGAATAATAGGCGATGGAACCATTACTACCCTTTTCTAAAAAGATGAATTACTATAAGATATACTGAATACTAATGTTTGAGCATTTATTTAGAAATTCTGTAACCAATTAAGAACGGACGATCAGCATATTCTGAAACTACTTTTTTCACTTCTCGAACAATTTCCAGACTAAGTCGTATACGATTTTCTAGAGAACCTCCCCATTGGTCATTTCTTTTATTGAAAAAAGGAGAGATAAAATTCTGAAGTAAAAACCCGTGAGCTCCGTGAATTTCTACTCCATTAAAACCAGCTTCGATTGCTCTTCTTGTAGTTTCTCCAAATGCTTTGATGATTTCCAGAATTTCATTTTCATTCAATTCTTTCGGAAGATTTTCTTTTTCAGAAAGTAGTACAGGTCCACTTGAAACAGCACTTGCACTTACCACTTCGCCATTGGGAATCAGACCAGGAATTGCTTTATTTCCTGCGTGAAACATCTGTAGAATTGCGGGAGCTCCACCACTTTTGGCTGCTTTGGCCAGCTTCTTCAGACTTGGAAGAAAAGTGTCGTCGTATCCTGCAAATTCATGCGTAAAACCAATACCATTTGCTGTAACGTGGGTACATCCCGTAATTACCAATCCTACCCCATTAACTCTTTTATGATAGTATTCGACTTCTTCATCGGAAATGGTAAAATCTTCATTCGATGCCCAAGTGGTCATTGGTGCCATTACCAATCGATTTTTTAAACTAATTCCTTTGTCAAATGATAAGGGCGAAAATAGCTTATTATATTTATTCATTACTTAAAAATTCTTTTTTTATTAAATATTACCAGTCTTGCAAAGTTGGGCTGATAACGATATCATTCACGTTGACATTATCAGGTTGATCAAATGCAAATAACACAGCATTAGCAATGTCTTCAGGTTCAATAGCCTGCTTGTTCAGCTCTGCCGCGATTTCCGCCCCTTCCTTATTGGTCACTTTATCTGCCCATCCAGTGTTAATCACTCCCGGACTTATCAAGCTTATCTTAATTCCTTTATGAACAGAAACTTCTTTTCTTAAACTTTCGGTAATTGCCCGAACGAAAAATTTAGTCCCGTGATAGATACCTGCACCGACGTCGATATTGATTCCTGCCACAGAGCCCATATTGACAATATGACCGGATTTCTGCTCCAACATTTTAGGAAGAACTGCTGCAATTGCATTCAGATAACCCTTGATATTGGTATCAATCATTGCATTCCACTCATCAATCGCGACGTCCTTCCATTGTGAAAATAACATCAGACCAGCATTGTTAACCAAGTTATCTATCCTTCCAAATTTCTCAATGGCAAAATCAACCATACCTTTCATTTGCTCTATATCTGTTACATCGGCAACAAAGATCTCAGCTTTACCCCCTCCATCTTGAATCTGTTGTTTAACTTTCTCTATTTTATCATCAGCTCTGGATACCAAAACAATACTGGTTCCGGCTTTGGCTAATTGTAATGCTGTTGCCGCACCAATTCCTGAAGATGCACCAGTAATAATGGTGACTGACTCATTTAATTTTTTCATATTTCTAAATTTTATAAACGATTATAAATTCGACTCAGAATTATTTGGATCGATAAATAATCGGTTGCTTTTGTAATTTATCGAATGATGCAAAAAACTCCTTTGAATATGATTGCTCATTATGGAGATCTAAGCCATCTACACTTTCCCATTTTTCATTAAGGATAAAAGTATTTTCATCATCAATACTCTGGTGGACATCATATTCGATGCAGGCTTCTTCTTTCTTAGATAATTCCGGGAGACTGTATAGAAGGCCTTTTATCTCTTGCACATGCTCAGGCTTTGCCTTTACGACAACGGTTAAATAAATACTCATAAAATTTGTTTTTTGATGTTAATAGGCAAGCTCGTAAGGTTTCGGAACAGGAGCTTCAGAACGAAGCTGTTTTGCCGCCTCTAGAGAAAAATAAGGATTTCGTAAAAATTCACGACCTATAAAAATAAGATCTGCATCACCATTGGTCAAGATTGTTTCGGCCTGATGTGCGCTGGTAATCATACCGACTGTTCCCACTAATAATTGGTTTTTCAACTCACGTTTAATCTTACTTGCAAATGGTAATTGATACCCGGACCCCACTACAATTTTAGCGTTCGGAACTGTACCACCAGAAGAAACATCAACAATATCAATTCCCTTCCCTGCTAATTTTTTGCTTAACCAAACTGAATCATCAATGTTCCAGCCATCTTCCATCCAATCTGTAGCCGAAATACGAACAGCAATTGGAAGTTCAGAAGGCCATACTGCTTTTACTTTATCAATAATTTCAAATAAAAATCTTGCTCTGTTTTCAATGGTTCCACCATAATAATCGCTTCTTTTGTTTGGAATAGGCGATAAAAACTCATTGATCAGATAACCGTGCGCACTGTGGATTTCGATCATTTCAAAACCAGCCTTTAACGCTCTCGCAGCAGCATCCGCAAAGTCTTGTTGAAGTTCTTCGATATCTTCCAAAGTCATTTCGCGGGGTGTTTGCATTGTTGAAGAAAATGCAATAGCAGAAGGTGCTATCACTTCCCACCCATTTTCTTCATCGGGCATTAACGGGCGGCTCTCACGTCCTGAAGCCCACGTACTTCCTTTTCTACCGGCATGCGCCAATTGAATTGCAGGAACAGATCCGCTACTTTTTACAAATGACGTGATCTTGGTAAGCACTTCAATATGTTCGTCTTTCCAGATTCCCAAATCTCCAACACCAATACGTCCGTCAGCGCTAATAGCTGTTGCTTCCAGCATTACTGCACCTGCCCCTCCCATTGCTCTCGAACCATAATGAACCAAGTGCCAATCACTTGCAAAGCCATCTTCTGCCATGTACATACACATTGGCGAAGTGATGATTCTGTTTTTAAACGTAATTGATTTTACATTCAATGGACTAAATAATTTTGACATTTTATTTTTTTTTGACGCAAAAGTTCCTGCTGGAAGCAATTTAATGCTCCCAGTAAAAACTTTTACAGAATGATTTTTAATTATTTATCGTAGAGATGAAAAAGTTTTGCAACAACTTTCCAAGCTCCATCAATTTTGATCAATGAATGGAAATCTGTAAAATCTTCATCGGCAGCATCGTGTTCCATTTCGATACGAACAACTGCTGTAGTGGGTGTTTTGTGTAAAACCGTAAGATTGGTTTTGATATTGGGCGCCGCGCCAAATTTCTCCACATAGGTGTACAGATTATCTATACTTCCTTGCGACAGATCACTACCTAAATGACCATACATGATTGCATCCTTGTGAAAGGTCTTTTTTAATTCTGCTACGTTTCCTGTTTTTAATCCGTGAACATAGCCTTCCATTGCCGCTAAGACATCTTCATAATCCTGAACGGTGTTAATATTTTTATTTGCTGACATTATTTTATGGTTTGATAAATTTTACTGACAATTTTCCAATCGTTACCGTCTTTTACCAGTGTAAACATATCGGCATATTTGTTGGCTCCAAACTGAGATTCGATTCTCACGATTGCTACATCTCCCTCTGCATCTAAAGTTGTCAGTTGGTAATTTGCTTCCATTGGCTCTGCTGCGGAAAATCCGTCAAAAAGGGCCTGTATTGGAACACTTTTCAATGCTCCATCTTCAGACCATGACATGGTTGCAGTTGACGCAAATGCCAGTTTAGCAATATTGCCATCGCCTTTTCTTCCTGCTTCAACATATAAATCTATTGGTTTCAGGATAGCTTCTGTTTGTTCTTGATTGTTTTGCATAACTTCTATTTTATTGTTTTGATTGTTTTTATCTTGACATGAGATTAATAATCCGCCAACGGTAAAGGCTGAGATAATTGCTACAGTTGGCACTGAAGAAAATATTTTTTTCGAAATTTTTCCAATGTTTTGCCTTAACCCATCAGGATTAGAATTTACGGAACTCGAAATAATGTTTTTACGGTTTTGAATGTTTTTCATAAATCGCCCTTTTTTAGTATTGCTATTTTTTGAGCATAATTAACTGTTTTTTTGAACAGAATAATTAAGCTCTTTTTCTATAACAAAAGTACAATGACGACAATAGGATGCTTTTTCTAATTAGTTCAAATATTTTGACTAATTAGTCCTTTTTAGCAGTGAAAAATTGAGAAATATAATGTTGACGTTTTTCCATTAATAAGATTTAAAAAATTAATGGGAAAAGTGAAGATTAAGTAAGATAAGAAGCCAATATATTCAGTTAATTGAATACAGCCATTTTATCCAAATTGATTAAGTGCTTCATCAATCGGTGTATTTCCATCATGCATCAAAATAACCTTACCAATTGTTGAATTATTTTCCAATACTGCGACAAGGGTATCAACAACATTAGCAATAGAATTAGTTCCCGGGCTAGTAACATTAGCCTCTATTTTTCCTGTTCCTTGCCCTTCGTTAAGTCCTCCGGGTTGCAAAATAGTATAATCGAGATCAGTTTGGATTGTGAGGTAGAGATCAGCGTAATGTTTAGCAATATTATAATCTGTAAGATCACTGAGGAAAGATTCATTCCAGCGTTCGGGTTGCAATGCAAAAACTGAGCTCAGCATAATATAACGTTTAACTCTGGCTTTTTCTGCGGCTTGCATAGTTTTAATCGCTCCGTGCAGATCTATCTGTAAAAGATTTTTACCACGTGACCCGGAAACAAAATAAATGACATCAACATCATTCATACTTTCTGCAAGCGTATCAACATCGCTGAGCAAATCAATATAAACCCGCTTAATATTATATGCGTTATTTGCTGAATTTGGATTTCTTGAGCCCGATAAAACCTGATACTTAGCAGCTAGTTTATTAACTAAAAGAGATCCGACTCTACCATTTGCTCCAATGACTAATGCTTTCATACATTTAATTTTAAAATGATCTGTTACCGCGATATACTCGGTGTCTGCCCATGAAATTCTTTATATATTCTTGAAAAATGAGAGACATTTTCAAATCCTAGTGAGTAACAAATGTCTGAAACCGACAAAGATGTTGTTTGCAGCATTTCTTTTGCCTTCTCTAATCTCTTTTCTCTGATCCAGGTTGCTGGCGCGACATTGTAGATATTCTGAAAATCTCTTTTAAAACTTGATAAACTTCTGCCGGAAAGATAAGCCAGTTCAGAAACAGAAACCGGTGAAGCATAATGCTGTTCCACCACGTTACGGATATCGGTCCGTATAGGCTCGTGTAATTGTAGAATTTGTAAAAACATATTTCGGTTACATTCCGCAACATCGTATAGCAATTCCATAATTTTCAACCGAAGTTGTCCAGGATGAACCACAGATTGATCAAAAAAGTAAGGCTTCATGGAATGGGCAAATGCAACCAAACATTCATTCATTGGATATGGTCTTGTTTTGATCTCTCCTTCAGGTTTAGACACCTTGATTTCTGATCTTGACAAAAATGACTTTAGGAGATCATCTTTAATGCTGAACATCAAACTGTCATAAATATTGTCATTTTCAGTATTTCCAAATTTATGATACTTTACTGCGGTAGCTTTCTTTAGCAAAATCATATCATTTTTGCCCACTGTATATTCCTGATTTCCATAGGTAAGAACAACCGTTCCCTCAAGGACAATAAGAAGTAAATGCTGTTCGAGATACATAGTACCTTTAACTTCTGTACTATGTATACATTGCTCAATTAAAGTACAACCATCAAGTTCTAAGGTATTCTGAGGTGTATCAAGACCTATCAAAGAAGTCGGAAACTTTATTATTTTTTTCATTTACTTACTTTTTAAATATCTACTTTAATTATTTATTTTATGGTTAAATGGTAAGTTACCTAATAAGCAGGAATTCTAAGATAATGAATTCGATAAAAGTAGCCATATATTCAAATTTACAGTATACAAATTTATGTATTCTGTAAAAAACGAACCATCCTTTTTAGTTCAAATAACTTTACTAATTAGCTCAAATCATATGACATATTGGAGAAAGTGAATCACAATATTCCAACTCTTTTCTCATCTAATATTTTGATCACCAACCGATATTTTATCAATCGTCAAGATATAAAACAATTATTCTAGCAAATCAAACTGACTTATAAGACAAAACCTTCCGGAAATGTGTTTGAATAGCATCTTTTTAAGTTTATACATAAAGATAATATTCATATACTACTTATTTTCAACCATATAACTCTACGATATTTTCTATATCAGTAAAAAAGGAGTTTGGATAGCGTCCTGTCAAGTTCACCAACAGCCAAAAGGCGCCAACTGAAAACAGTTGACGCTATTTTTTTTATTTTCATATATTAATTCCTCTAAAGTCTTTAATTAAATTTCCAAAATAAAGTGTGCAAAAAAGGCAGCCATATAATACAATTATCCATTAGAGGCTCTTTATAGAAAATTATTTTTTGTTGGCTTCAGCGTATTCTTCATCTGAGACAGCTTCCAGCCATGTATTTTGATTGGTTTGCGGATTACCATTTGTTGCTAAATGTGAAAACCAGCTTTCGGCAGTTGCACCGTGCCAGTGCTCAACATTCGGAGCAATTTCTACAATATCACCAGATTTTAAACGACGAGCAGGTTTTCCTCTTTCCTGATATAAGCCTTCACCACCAACAACAATCAAAAGTTGTCCTCCAGTATGACTGTGCCAATTATTACGACAACCTGGTTCAAATGTAACGTTGGAAATGGGAACATTTAAATCTTTATTGCTTGTAAGAGGCGCCAAATATGATTTACCAATAAAATATTGTGCAAAAGCAGTGTTTTCTTCACCTGTTGGAAAATCACTTATTGTAGGAATATTTGTATTCATTTTGTTAGATTTTATTTTGTTTGAATGTACTTTATTTTGTGCGATTACAGTTGAACTGAACACTAAAAGAATGATGATTAAATATTGTATCATTCAATTGTTTTTATGATTTTTGCAGGAATCCCTCCCACCACAACATTATCTGGAACATCTTTGGAAACCACAGCTCCAGCTGCAACCACAGCATTTTCGCCAATCGTCACTCCAGGAAGAATGGTTGCACTGGCTCCAATCCACGCATTTTTTTTAATATGAATAGATTTTCCTATCAATCCTTTCCTGTGTTGAGGTTTTAAAGGGTGATTTTCAGTTATCAGACTAACTTTCGGGCCGATTAATACTTCGTCTTCAATGGTAATTCCACCTAATGTCAGAAAAACACAATCAAAGTTAATGAATACATTTTTACCGATGTTAAGATGCTTTCCATAGTTGATATAAATGGGTGTAAACACCGCTACATTCTCCAATTTTTCACCGACAATCTCGTTTAATATTTTCAAAATCTCATTCGGTTCTGTGGAAGTATTTAATTGAATCAATTGTTTTTTAACCTCATAAGAAGCTTCCAACAATTGGTAAATTTCAGGGTCATCAGGCATTATTGTTTCACCATTCCGAAGTCTGGCAAAAATATCTTTGTTAAAACTCATTTTTAAATATTTAGAAAAATAAAAACGCTAAAAATCCGCCAATTTAAAAAGCGGATTTAACTATTGTAATGTTCAATTATTTTAAATTCGTTCTGAAGAAATGATCCAGTTTTTCAAAAGGAATCACATCCACTTTGTCATATAAATCTACGTGAACAGCATTCGGAATAATCATCAATTCTTTCGGTTCCGCAGCCATTTTGTAAATATCTTCACTCATATATTTAGAATGTGCATTTTCTCCGGCAATCAGAAGCATTGGTCTTGGGGAAATTTCTTTGATATAACTCAACATTACTGAGTTGGCAAAAGACATCGAATTGGTTTTCGTCCAGCCTTTATTGGA
Coding sequences within it:
- a CDS encoding nuclear transport factor 2 family protein, with the protein product MKNIQNRKNIISSSVNSNPDGLRQNIGKISKKIFSSVPTVAIISAFTVGGLLISCQDKNNQNNKIEVMQNNQEQTEAILKPIDLYVEAGRKGDGNIAKLAFASTATMSWSEDGALKSVPIQALFDGFSAAEPMEANYQLTTLDAEGDVAIVRIESQFGANKYADMFTLVKDGNDWKIVSKIYQTIK
- a CDS encoding NAD(P)H-binding protein, giving the protein MKALVIGANGRVGSLLVNKLAAKYQVLSGSRNPNSANNAYNIKRVYIDLLSDVDTLAESMNDVDVIYFVSGSRGKNLLQIDLHGAIKTMQAAEKARVKRYIMLSSVFALQPERWNESFLSDLTDYNIAKHYADLYLTIQTDLDYTILQPGGLNEGQGTGKIEANVTSPGTNSIANVVDTLVAVLENNSTIGKVILMHDGNTPIDEALNQFG
- a CDS encoding response regulator, with amino-acid sequence MQGKKIMICDDDDSILEVLQMMLEIDGHTVFLENNSTNLIKQISNINPDILLMDLWMPVLSGDQLLRTIRTTDELKDLPVIILSASVDGKEIANSAGADMFIAKPFDMDDVSSGVEKLLSV
- a CDS encoding SDR family oxidoreductase, encoding MKKLNESVTIITGASSGIGAATALQLAKAGTSIVLVSRADDKIEKVKQQIQDGGGKAEIFVADVTDIEQMKGMVDFAIEKFGRIDNLVNNAGLMLFSQWKDVAIDEWNAMIDTNIKGYLNAIAAVLPKMLEQKSGHIVNMGSVAGINIDVGAGIYHGTKFFVRAITESLRKEVSVHKGIKISLISPGVINTGWADKVTNKEGAEIAAELNKQAIEPEDIANAVLFAFDQPDNVNVNDIVISPTLQDW
- a CDS encoding DapH/DapD/GlmU-related protein, with protein sequence MSFNKDIFARLRNGETIMPDDPEIYQLLEASYEVKKQLIQLNTSTEPNEILKILNEIVGEKLENVAVFTPIYINYGKHLNIGKNVFINFDCVFLTLGGITIEDEVLIGPKVSLITENHPLKPQHRKGLIGKSIHIKKNAWIGASATILPGVTIGENAVVAAGAVVSKDVPDNVVVGGIPAKIIKTIE
- a CDS encoding NADH:flavin oxidoreductase/NADH oxidase, with product MSKLFSPLNVKSITFKNRIITSPMCMYMAEDGFASDWHLVHYGSRAMGGAGAVMLEATAISADGRIGVGDLGIWKDEHIEVLTKITSFVKSSGSVPAIQLAHAGRKGSTWASGRESRPLMPDEENGWEVIAPSAIAFSSTMQTPREMTLEDIEELQQDFADAAARALKAGFEMIEIHSAHGYLINEFLSPIPNKRSDYYGGTIENRARFLFEIIDKVKAVWPSELPIAVRISATDWMEDGWNIDDSVWLSKKLAGKGIDIVDVSSGGTVPNAKIVVGSGYQLPFASKIKRELKNQLLVGTVGMITSAHQAETILTNGDADLIFIGREFLRNPYFSLEAAKQLRSEAPVPKPYELAY
- a CDS encoding cupin domain-containing protein; translation: MIQYLIIILLVFSSTVIAQNKVHSNKIKSNKMNTNIPTISDFPTGEENTAFAQYFIGKSYLAPLTSNKDLNVPISNVTFEPGCRNNWHSHTGGQLLIVVGGEGLYQERGKPARRLKSGDIVEIAPNVEHWHGATAESWFSHLATNGNPQTNQNTWLEAVSDEEYAEANKK
- a CDS encoding putative quinol monooxygenase; its protein translation is MSIYLTVVVKAKPEHVQEIKGLLYSLPELSKKEEACIEYDVHQSIDDENTFILNEKWESVDGLDLHNEQSYSKEFFASFDKLQKQPIIYRSK
- a CDS encoding AraC family transcriptional regulator; protein product: MKKIIKFPTSLIGLDTPQNTLELDGCTLIEQCIHSTEVKGTMYLEQHLLLIVLEGTVVLTYGNQEYTVGKNDMILLKKATAVKYHKFGNTENDNIYDSLMFSIKDDLLKSFLSRSEIKVSKPEGEIKTRPYPMNECLVAFAHSMKPYFFDQSVVHPGQLRLKIMELLYDVAECNRNMFLQILQLHEPIRTDIRNVVEQHYASPVSVSELAYLSGRSLSSFKRDFQNIYNVAPATWIREKRLEKAKEMLQTTSLSVSDICYSLGFENVSHFSRIYKEFHGQTPSISR
- a CDS encoding nuclear transport factor 2 family protein, with the protein product MSANKNINTVQDYEDVLAAMEGYVHGLKTGNVAELKKTFHKDAIMYGHLGSDLSQGSIDNLYTYVEKFGAAPNIKTNLTVLHKTPTTAVVRIEMEHDAADEDFTDFHSLIKIDGAWKVVAKLFHLYDK
- a CDS encoding fatty acid desaturase family protein, with the protein product MSQKVKFSSASGSRFYATVRIRVDDFFNQRQVSRHANKLMWGKTIFFLSGFTGIYLLIISGLMPIWALLPLAILLGMFSAFVGFNVCHDAIHGALSGNKKVNKLFGFIFNLIGANPYVWSITHNVVHHTYTNIPGHDEDIEVAPGLIRIAAEDEVNSIQRYQHWYAFPLYSLASLSWVFRKDYLKFFQKKIGAHQSKHPKLEYFNLFFYKALYYFLFIILPLLVLDVSWWQFLIGFLLLHIAEGLTMGLVFQLAHVVEGTDFPVPNETGQMEEAWAEHQMRTTANFSTHNKLAAFFLGGLNRQIEHHLFPKVCHIHYGEISVIVKETAMEFNLPYIENKSFLSALRSHFLTLKKFGKDSVMN
- a CDS encoding PAS domain-containing sensor histidine kinase, whose translation is METIYDHLNSINDNLDNNIYLQALNSAKSGIIITDNKQPDNPIIYCNNAFEDITGYAHNEIIGHNCRFLQAKDRTQPEREQIKDAVKNGKECYLEIRNYRKDGKLFWNELIISPVKNNEGDVTHFIGVQNDISDRKKAENELRDEKASAEKKILERTKELHDNEAFLSSIIQTVRESLLVLDADYRVLSANTHFLNSFKVTQEDTVGKILFELGNHQWNIEALKELLMKILPTNNPVIDFEVEHDFPYIGRKIMLVNAYRIEFEGQYKDRILIAIEDITEKKEIDRRKDDFLSIASHELKTPLTTIKGFVQILTRMAPEEASEKFLTTLEKVSLNVNRLNNLISELLDTSKIQSGNIEIHNEPFQIDTLIHDTVENLSLATDYTINISSNTKATIFGDELQISQVINNLISNAIKYSPGSDKIDIYCNRVGNFVKVSVTDYGMGISQQDHSKIFERFFRARDIQKKFPGMGIGLYICREIIAKHNGTLWVESEIGAGSTFNFTLPIIKKKKE